GTGGCCGGGGCACGGAGGATGGCGAAGGGCGGCCCGCGATCCCGGCCGCCGAGACCGTCGTCCTCGGGGCCCACTACGACCACCTCGGTTTCGGCGGCGTCAACTCGGCCGCACCCGGCGTGAACGCCGTCCACCACGGTGCCGACGACAACGCCAGCGGCACCGCGCTGCTCATCGAAGTCGCCCGGCGGCTGGCGGCCGCCGGCCCGCTGCCGCGGACCGTGCTGTTCGTCGCCTTCTCCGGGGAGGAGCGCGGGCTGCTCGGCAGCGGTCATTACACCGCCAACGCCCCGCTCCCCCTCGCCGACACCGTGGCGATGGTGAACCTCGACATGGTGGGCCGGTTGAACGCCGACAAGCTCATCGTCCAAGGGGCCGACACCGGCACCGGCCTCGACCCGCTGATCGACCGGCTCGGGGCGGCGGGCACGTTCACGATCGCCAAGGAGTCGGGCGGGTTCGGGCCGAGCGATCACGCAAGTTTCTATGCCCGCAAGATCCCGGTGCTGCACCTGTTCACCGGCTCCCACGCCGACTACCACCGCCCCACCGACACCGCCGAGAAGATCAACTACGAGGGGATGGAGCGGATCGCAACGCTCGTCACCGACCTGGTCAGGGAATTGGCCAGCGCCCCCGAGCGGCCCGACTACCTGGAGGTGGCAGGCAAGCAACTGGCCCGCGGCGGTGATCGCCCGTACTTCGGCAGCATTCCCGAATTCGGGTCGGCCGGCAAAGGCTATGCGATCTCGGGTGTCGCCAAGGACTCGCCGGCGGAGAAGGGGGGGCTCAAGGGGGGCGACCTGATCGTGCGGCTCGGCGAGAGTGCCATCACCGGGCTCGATGACTTCGACAGCGCGCTGCGGAAGCACAAGGGAGGCGACACCGTGACCGTGGTGGTCGTCCGTGCCGGTGCGGAACTGCGGCTGGAGGTCGTCCTCGGCCCGCCGAAGTGACGCGCGGCGGGCGAGCGGGGGCGAATGCGGCCCGTTTTTCGGCGGAAATCTGGCCTTGAGCCGGCCGACGGCGATCGGCATCATCCTGCCGCATTCGAGTTCAGGACGGTCGCACGAGGCCGTCGGTGGTTCCCGTGAACCATCCGGATGCGCGACCGTTTTGCCAGGCTATTTCGTCAGACTATTTCGCCAGCCTATTTCGCCAGACAAGGAGTGCTTCACGTGAGCAGGACACATGTCGGTTTCGCGATCGCTGCGGTGATGATCACCGCGATGGCCTCGGCCTCGGGGCAGCCCGGCGGCCGCCCCGGACCAGGTGTCGCGCCCGCCGCCGGCGCTCCGGCTGTCGTCGCCGGCGCTCCGGCTCCCGTCGCCGTGCCTCGGCCGGCGGCCGCCCCCGCCGGTGCCGCGCCCACCCAAGTGGTCGTGCTCGACGTCGGCTACATCTTCAAGAATCACGCCGGCTTCAACGCCGAAATGGCGAAGATCAAGGATGACGTGATGACGGTCGAGAACCGTCTCAAGCAGGAGCAGGAGCGGATTCGCGGCATGATGGAGCAGCTCAAGATCTTTCAGCCGGGGACGCCCGAGTATCGCAAGCTCGAGGGGGACGTCGCCAAGGCGCAGGGCGACTTCCAGGTCAAGGCCCAGCTGGAGAAGAAGGACTTCCTCGAACGCGAGGCGAAGGTCTATCACCGGGTGTATGGCGAGGTCGAGCAGGCGGTGTCGACGTTCGCCAAGTCGAACCGGATTGCCGTGGTGCTGCGGTTCGACGGCGAGGCCGTCGATCCCAAGGAGGCCGACCGCGGCAAGATCATGGCCCACCTGAGCCGACCGATCGTCTATCACGACGGGCTCGTCGACATCACTCCCGACGTCCTCCGGATGCTCAACGGCCCCGTCGCTGCGCAGCCGCAGCGGCAGCCGCTGCGCTGAGCGGACCGCGGTTTCCGTGCCGGGCGGCTCGCGGTGGGTCGCCCGGCTCCGTTTCGCCTACCCGCGTCGAGCGTCATGCGACTTCGATCCCAGCGCACCCTGTGTCGTCCCGCCGCGGTCTCCGGCCCGGGCTACTGGAGCGGCCGCGACTGCGTGGTCGAGCTGCTGCCCGCGCCGGCGAATGCAGGCCTGGTGTTCGTGCGTGGCGACGTCGGCGTCGGCGTGCGGATCCCGGCCGCCGTCGAGCATCGCGTCGAGGCCATGAATCGGACGACGCTCGCCGTGGCCGGCGTGCAGGTGCAGTTGGTCGAGCATTGCCTGAGCGCGCTGGCGGGGCTGGGCGTCGACGCCTGCGTCGTCCGCGTGTCGGCCGAGGAACTGCCCGGCCTCGACGGCTCGGCCCGGGCGTTCGTCGAGGCGATCGACGCCGCGGGGCTCGAGGATCTCGCGGCCCCCGTCGATCCGCTCGTCGTGGCGGGCACGGTGCGGGTCGAGGAGGGGGAGGCGTGGATCGAGGCCTCCGCGCCCCGCTCTGCCGGGCTGACGGTCGAATACGAGCTCGATTACGGGCCGGGGCCGATCGGCCGGCAGTCGCTGGCGGTCCGAGTCGATCCCGAGGTCTATCGGCAGGGGCTGGCCGCCGCCCGGACGTTCATCTCAGCCGCCGAGGCGACGCGGCTGCGGGCCAGCGGCCTCGGCCTGGCGGTGACGCCGCAGGATCTGGTCGTGTTCGGTGCCGATGGCCCGATCGGCAACACGCTGCGCTGGTCCGACGAGTGCGTGCGGCACAAGGTGCTCGACCTGGTCGGCGACCTGGCGCTCGTCGGCAGGCCGCTGCATGCCCATGTCCGCTGCTCACGGAGCGGGCACCGGCTCAATGCGGCGCTCGCCGCCCGGCTCGTGGCCCTTCACGGGAGGCGGGCTTCGGCCTGACGGGCATGGACGCGGCCGGTCGTCACGAGGAGGAAGGGGGGCTGACGCTGCCGATCGGCCGCGAGCCGACGCTCATCCACCCGACCGCGATCGTCGAGCCGGGGGCCGTGCTCGGCGCGGGGGTCCGCATCGGGCCGTCCTGCGTCGTCTCGGCCCAGTCCGTGATTGGCCGGGGCACCGTGCTCGCCAACAACGTCACGCTGCTGGGGAGCGTGCGGATCGGGGAGCGGAACCGGATCTTCCCCAACTGCGTCATCGGCGGTGAGCCGCAGGACGTCAGCTACCGGGGCACCGTGACGCGGGTCGAGATCGGCGACGACAACGTGATCCGCGAGGGTGTGACGATCAACCGGGCCTCGGAGAAGGAGGAGGGGCTGACGGCGATCGGGAGCTACAACTACCTGATGGCCAACTGCCATGTGGCCCACGACTGCCGGATCGGTGACCACGTCATCATCGCCAACGGCACGCTCCTCGGCGGTCACGTCCGCATCCAGTCCCGGGCCTCGCTCTCCGGGGCCGTGGCCGTCCATCATTGGGCCACGATCGGCGGCTGGGCGTTCGTGGCCGGCCTGACGCGTGTGCTGCACGACGTGCCCCCCTTCATGCTCGTGGAGGGATCGCCGGCGCGGCCGCGGTGCGTCAACCTCGTGGCCCTCAAGCGCGGAGATTTTCACGACGACACGAAGGACGCGATCGTCGAGGCCCATCGGCTCCTGTACCGGGCGAAGGTCGGCTGCGAGGCGGCGCGGGAGGTGCTCCGGCAGCGGCAGATGCTCGTCCCCGAGGTGATGCACCTGCTCGATTTTCTCGTCCTCCAGCAGGAGGGGCGACACGGACGGGCCCGGGAACGACGGAGGGCGGCATGAGCGACAGCGCGGCGCAGGTGGGTTCGGAGCGGCGGCGGGTGGCGGTGGTCGGCTGCGGCCACCTGGGGGCGATCCACGCCCGGCTCGTCGCGGCGCGGGAGGACGCCACGTTGGTCGCGGTCGTCGATCCGTGCGCCGCGCCCAGGCAGCGGCAGGCCGAGGCCCACGGCTGTCGCGGGCTGGCCGATCCGCGCGAGATCGTCGGGCTCGCCGACGCCTGCATCGTCGCCGCGCCGACGGGGCTGCATGCCGCGATCGCGGTGCCGCTCCTCGAGGCGGGCATCGACCTGCTCGTGGAGAAGCCGATCGCGGCAACGCCGGAGGATGCCCGGGCGATCGCCATCGCGGCCCGGCGGCACGGCCGCACGGTCGCCGTCGGCCACGTGGAGCGGTTCAATCCGGCCTGGCGGGCGGCCGCCGAGCGATTCGGCCGGCCGATCGCGGTCGAGGCCGCGCGGCTCGCCCCGTTCACGTTCCGATCGCTCGACGTGGGCGTCGTCCACGACCTGATGATCCACGACATCGACCTCGTCCTGTCGCTCGATCCAGGCCGGCTGGAGCGGGTCGAGGCGCAGGGGATCGTGGCCGCGGGGGGGCACGAGGACGCGGTTCGTGCCCGGCTCGTCTTCTCGTCGGGCCTCGTCGCCGACCTGACGGCGTCACGGATCAGCCCGGTGCTTCGCCGGTCGTTCACGGCCTGGTCTGCGGACGGCATCGTGACGGTCGATTTCAACGCCCGGTCCGTGGAGGCGGTCACGCCTTCCGCGATCGTTCGCGACGGGTCGTTCGTGGCGGCGCAGGTGCCGCCGGCCGACCGGTCCGGTCTCAAAGAGCGATTCTTCGCCGACGTCCTCCCGCTGGAGTCGCTGTCGGTCGCCGAGGCGAATGCGATCGCCGCGGAGCATGACGATTTCCTGGAGGCGATCCGCGTTGGACGGCCGCCTTTGGTGCCGGCCGCCGCCGGTGCCGCGGCGGTGGAGATCGCCGCCCGGGTGCTCGATGCCCTCGAGTGCACCCGGCTGGGCGGCGACACGAGCCGACGGGGTACGATTCCGCTCTACCCGCGCCGCAAGACCGGCTGATATGGCGCGGGTGCGGCTCGCGCTGGAAGCTCGTATGGTTCGCTGGTCGGGGCTGCCGGGTGAAAGGTTCGCGGCACAGGCTGCCGATATCCGGCAAGGGAGATGGGGCCGGTGCCGGCCCCAGGAGGCAGCGAATGAGGCGGGTCATCCTTCACATCGCAATCAGTGCCTGCGCTGCCCTGCTCGCGGGCGGTCGCGGACGGTGCGAGCCGCCCGCGGGCTCGCGGCCGGTCGACGACGCGGTCGAGGCCGCCGCGCCCGGCGTCGTCGGGCCTGTCGGCGATGGGTCGATCAGCGCGACGCTGCGCCGGTTCGAGGAGGAGCGCGCCCGCGAACAGGCCGGCCTGCTCCGGCTGCCCGGGTTCACCGTCCATGACGTGACCGTGCACGGCCCGAACGGTGGCGGGCCCGGGCCACTGTCCGCCGAACTGCGGTCGAGGATCAGGAACTTCGACGTCGCGGCCGGCGTTCGGGCCGAGCAGCGCAGCACGGCGCTCGAGGCCACGGAATGGTCGGGCCGCGTCGGGGTGGCGAACGAGCATCCGGCCGGCCGCGAGGTGTTTGAACTGCGCACGTCCCTCGGCGGCAGCGAAGCCGACCGCAAACTCGGTGTCGAACTGGGGCCGCGACTGGAGCGCCGGCTGCGCCGCGGAACGACCTTCTTCATCGACGGCCGGGCCGCGGCCGAGGCGCAGCGGCCGGAACAGGGCTGGCGGTCCCTGCCCGGAGCGGCGGGCGACGGCTCGACAACGGTCGGTGTGACGGCCCGGACCGGAATCGCCCGCTGAGGCCGCAGAAAAGGCCGGACGACGCGGCGGGTGCGACGACGCGGCTGAACGTATGCTTGGGCAGGAAGGAGAACGCCCATGCACATGCGCCCCCTGTCGATCGTGGTTGCCTGCGGGCTTGCCGCCGTCACGGCCGCCGCCGCACCACCCGCCCGACCGCCGGCCAGGCCCGGCACCCTGTCCGTGGCCTTCGTGGGCGACATCATGCTCGACGGCGGGCCGGGCCATGCGATCGGTTCGGGCCGCGATCCGTTCGCGGGATGCGCGGACCTGCTCGCCGCCGCCGACCTGACGGTGGGCAACCTCGAATGCGTGCTCGGCAAGGGTGGAAAGCAGATCCTCAAGGCATACTCGTTCCGGGCCGCGGCCGACGCGCCCCGGTGCCTGGCACGGCACTTCTCCGCGGTCTCGTTGGCCAACAACCACGCCTACGACTTCGGCCCCGAGGGCCTGTTGGAATCGCTGCGGATCCTGGAGGCTGAGAAGATCCCCTGCTTCGGTGCCGGCCGGAACGACGCCGCGGCGCGGCGACCGCTCGTGCTTGAGAAAAATGGCATCCGGCTGGCCCTGCTCGGTGCCAACGCGTTCCGGGCGGACGCCTACGCGGCCGGCCCTGACCGGGCGGGGGTGGCGCCGCTCCGGGAGCGGGAGATCCTCGCCGACATCGCCGCTGCGCGTCAGGTCGCCGATGTGGTGGTGCCGTTCGTGCACTGGGGACCTGAACTCGTCGCCCAGCCGCGCGAGGCCGACATCGCGCTGGCCCACGCGATGGTCGAGGCCGGAGCCGCGGCCGTGATCGGCGCCCACCCGCACGTCACGCAGACGGTGGACATCCACCGTGGGGCCCCGATCGTGTACAGCCTCGGCAATTTCGTCTTCGACTACTTCCCGGGCGATCCTGCCGAATGGACCGGCTGGATCGTCACGCTGACGTTCACCAAGGGGCGCGGTGTGGAGATGGCGACCCGGGCGGTCGTCCTCGACGCCGAGGGCCTGCCGCGGCCGGCCGCCGAGTGACCGGTCGTCGGCCGCGTCAGGCGAGGTCGCGATCCTGGAACAGCACGTAGGCCACCAGCAGGGCGACCGTCGCGTACAGTCCCGCGTACACGGCGGCCCAGCCGAGGTAGGCCCAGGGCACGGCCACCGACCTCATCACGGCCGCCTCCACCGTGAAGTGCTCGAGCACCGGCAGGATCGTCGCCAGCAGGCGGCCGACGAAGCGCACGATCTCGTTACGGCCGACGCTCGACTGCACGATCAGGGGGACGAGGTGACCGAGGGTGTAGACCGTGAAACAGACGACCAGGTTCGGCACCATTCCCAGCCGGGTGGAGACGGCGAGGCTGATCGACGCCAGCACGATCGTTTCCAGGAACGCCAGCGCCAGTCCCGGCACCAGCGTCGTCATCTCCGCGGCGCAGGCCTGCCAGAGCGGCTCGGTCTGGCTGCTCTCCCGGGCGTCGTAGACGACCTTGAAGTTCGTCGCCGCGAGGAGGACGCCACCGAGCACGAGAAACACCAGCAGCGACACGAGCGTCAGGCCGGCGAACTTGCCGACGAGGAACTGCCAGCGCCGCAGCGGCTTCGACAGCACGGTGAGCGCTGTCCGGCCCTCGACCTCGTCCGCCACGGCCACGGAGGCGGTCCAGACGACGACCAGCAGGGCCAGCACCTTGACCAGCGTCAGGCCGCTGTCCTTGAACATCTTCACGTCCTCGCCGAAGGTGTTGTAGGGCAGGACGATGAACAGGAGGAGCAGAAAGCAGCCCACGATCAGGGCGATCGGGAACACGGGCTGCCCGATCGCCTCCTTCGTCGTCGCCGCCGCCACGGCGGCCGTGCGGCGGGCGCCGAGGCGGAACAGGGAGTAGAGGAGGACGATCGAGGCGAGTGTCGCGAACGCGGCGGGGAGAATGGCGACCTCGGGCTGCTCGGGGGCCAGGGACCAGAGGATGCGCAGTTCGGCCGGCTCGGTGCCGAGGTTGCTCACCTCGAGTTGCGGCCGCTGGCCGAGCAGCGGGTTCGGCGCCCCGTCCGTCCGCTGCCACGACCAGGGGCGGTCGGCCGCGATATCGAGATCCGGCGTCCGGGCGAGGCCGTCGCTCGGCTGCGGCGCGCGGACCACGAGCGGCTTGGTGCTCGTGAGTTCCAGCGATCGGATCTCCTGCGGTCGCAGTCGCGGGAAGGAGAGCCTGAAGACGGATCGCGGATTGATCGGCACGATCGCGCCGCTGCCGTCGTCGGCCACGAGGCGAACCAGCGAGCGGCCGATCTGTTCGAGTGGCGACGGGTTCGTGCTCCACAGGGCCGGCGTGATCGCCGCCGCCAGCGCGGCGAAGGCTGCCAGCAGCCAGCTGAGCGGTCCGAGGAAGCCGTCCCGCAGGCTGGCCCGCGCCTCGGCGGCGGACCGCGGCAGGACGAGCCGCAGCAGACCGTATCCGGCAAGGGCGCAGGCGAGCGTCGCCGCGGCGGCGACGCCGAGCAGCCAGATCGGCGGCAGGGGAATGAGCAGGCGATTGGCGAGGAGCGGCATGCGGGACCGTCCCGGGACATGGCGGAACACCGAGCATGATTATGCCCGGCCCGTCCCGGCGCGGAAAGCCACGGGGGTGGGAACGCCACGGGGAGCGGCACCACCAGCAACCCGCGCGCGGATCGAGAAGGAGCCCTGTCAGCCGGCTTCCCGCGGGCCGGCGAGGACCGTGCAGGCGGCCCCGTCGAGCGGCCAGCGGTCGAGCACGCGCTGGACGTCGTCGAGGGTCAGCGACTCGACGATCGCCAGCGTCTCGGCCACCGTGCGATACCGCCCGGTGTGGGCCCACTCGCCGCCGACGTCGAACAGCCGGCGCCGGGGCCGTTCCCCGGCGAGGACGACGCGGCTGGCGAGTTTGCTCCGAGCGCGGGCGAATTCGCCCGCGTCGAGATGGTCCCGGCGCGCGGCGGCGTAGATTTCCAGCACCCGCTCGAGGAGGCCGTCGACATCGGCCGCGTCGCACGACAATTGGGTGACGAACAGGCCGGCGTCGAGGAAGTCGTGGTGGTGGAGCGTGGCCTGCTCGGCGGCGCCGGAATCGACGAGCGCCCAGTAGAGCCGGCTTCCGGATGAATCGCCGAGCACGGTGGCCAGCAGCTTGGCGGCATAGCGGTCGGCGTCGCGCTCGTCCGGCCCGGCCGACATGCGCACCGCGTACTCGAGGGCCGCCGCGGGCCGCACGACGTGGCTGGTGCCGGGGGCCGCGGGGGCCGCGGGGGCAGGGAGGAGCAGCCGGCCGCCGTCGGGCTGCGGCGCCCAGTCGCCGCACAGCCGCCGCGCCGACGCGACGAGCGCGGGAAAATCGACGGCCCCGCTGGCCACCAGCACCATCGAATCGGGGGCGTAGCGGCGCCGGTGGTAGTCGCGCATCGCCTCCACCGGCAGGGCCTCGATGGACTCGACCGTCCCGAGCACGCTGCGGGCCAGCGGGTGAGGGCCGAAGAACGCCGCCCGGCAGCGGTCGTCGGCGCCGAACGGCGGCTGGTCGTCGTACATCCTGATCTCCTCGAGGATGACGAGCTTCTCGGTGGCGAAGTCCTCGGCCCGGAGCACCGGCCGCATCATCCGGCCGAGCAGGTCGACGACCTGCTCCTGCTGCTCGGGAAGGACGACCGCGTAGTAGACCGTGTCCTCCTCGCTGGTGAACGCGTTGGCCGCCGCGCCGAGGGCGTCGAACCGCCGGTTGATCTCGTCTCCCGAGAGGTCCGCGGTGCCCTTGAACACCATGTGCTCGAGGAAGTGGCTCGCGCCCCAGATTGCCGCGGTTTCGTCGCGGGCCCCGGTGCGCACGAAGAAGCCGACGCTCGTCGAGCAGGCACCGGGCGTGGTCTCGGCGATCACGTCGAGACCGTTGTCGAGTCGCTCATGCAGGAACGGCACCGGGCACCTCCAGGGGCTCGCGGCCCAGCGAGACGACCGACAGGTCACGCGGCGGCTGGTCCGCCAGCCAGCCCTCGATCGAGGCCGCCGTGAGCCGGTCGTAGCGGGCCAGCTCCTCGGCGAGCGTGCGGACGCAGCCGAGGTGATACCACTGCCGGGCGATCGCGCCGGCCCGGGCGGCGCTCGACTCCTGCTGCATGACGAGCCCGCTCTTGGCCCGGGCCTTGACCCGCTCGACCTCGTCGGCCGTGATCGTGCCCGGCAGCCGGTCGATCTCCGCCCGCATCACGTCGAGCGTCTCCTGGGCCCGGGCCGCCGTCGTCCCCGCGTAGCAGACCGCCATGGCGAAGTCGCGGTGCGTCTGGTAGCCGGCCGAGACCGAATAGCAGAGGCCGCGCCGCTCCCGGACCTCCGTGAACAGCCGCGAGCTCGAGCCGCCGCCGAGGATCGCCAACGCTGCGGTCGCCTCGTAGGACTCGTCGCAGCGATACGGGGGCACCGACCAGCCGAGGGCGACGTGCGTCTGCTGAGAGTCGTGCGGCACGTGCCGCACGCTGGGGCCGCGGCTCCCGCCAACCACCGGCGCGGCGGCGGCCGGCGACCAGTCGCCGAGCAGCCGGTCGATGCGGGCCACGAAGTCGTCCCAGTCGATCCGTCCCGCGATTGCCACGATGGCGCCGTCGGGCCGCATGTGGGCGGA
This genomic window from Planctomycetia bacterium contains:
- the lpxA gene encoding acyl-[acyl-carrier-protein]--UDP-N-acetylglucosamine O-acyltransferase, which translates into the protein MDAAGRHEEEGGLTLPIGREPTLIHPTAIVEPGAVLGAGVRIGPSCVVSAQSVIGRGTVLANNVTLLGSVRIGERNRIFPNCVIGGEPQDVSYRGTVTRVEIGDDNVIREGVTINRASEKEEGLTAIGSYNYLMANCHVAHDCRIGDHVIIANGTLLGGHVRIQSRASLSGAVAVHHWATIGGWAFVAGLTRVLHDVPPFMLVEGSPARPRCVNLVALKRGDFHDDTKDAIVEAHRLLYRAKVGCEAAREVLRQRQMLVPEVMHLLDFLVLQQEGRHGRARERRRAA
- a CDS encoding zinc protease, producing MKQSLFSTTLDNGLTLLGEHLPGLESAAVAFHAPAGAIHDGPGRCGLATLAGEMCLRGAGERTSREVVEAFEMAGVQWSQAVSSSHASFSGAMVARQIPAALPIYADILRRPLLPEEEFENARQMILQNLAGTEDDPAHRTLLALRQLHYPSPWGMPSEGVSVDVERLVPDDVRRFLSAHMRPDGAIVAIAGRIDWDDFVARIDRLLGDWSPAAAAPVVGGSRGPSVRHVPHDSQQTHVALGWSVPPYRCDESYEATAALAILGGGSSSRLFTEVRERRGLCYSVSAGYQTHRDFAMAVCYAGTTAARAQETLDVMRAEIDRLPGTITADEVERVKARAKSGLVMQQESSAARAGAIARQWYHLGCVRTLAEELARYDRLTAASIEGWLADQPPRDLSVVSLGREPLEVPGAVPA
- a CDS encoding zinc protease codes for the protein MPFLHERLDNGLDVIAETTPGACSTSVGFFVRTGARDETAAIWGASHFLEHMVFKGTADLSGDEINRRFDALGAAANAFTSEEDTVYYAVVLPEQQEQVVDLLGRMMRPVLRAEDFATEKLVILEEIRMYDDQPPFGADDRCRAAFFGPHPLARSVLGTVESIEALPVEAMRDYHRRRYAPDSMVLVASGAVDFPALVASARRLCGDWAPQPDGGRLLLPAPAAPAAPGTSHVVRPAAALEYAVRMSAGPDERDADRYAAKLLATVLGDSSGSRLYWALVDSGAAEQATLHHHDFLDAGLFVTQLSCDAADVDGLLERVLEIYAAARRDHLDAGEFARARSKLASRVVLAGERPRRRLFDVGGEWAHTGRYRTVAETLAIVESLTLDDVQRVLDRWPLDGAACTVLAGPREAG
- a CDS encoding transporter is translated as MPLLANRLLIPLPPIWLLGVAAAATLACALAGYGLLRLVLPRSAAEARASLRDGFLGPLSWLLAAFAALAAAITPALWSTNPSPLEQIGRSLVRLVADDGSGAIVPINPRSVFRLSFPRLRPQEIRSLELTSTKPLVVRAPQPSDGLARTPDLDIAADRPWSWQRTDGAPNPLLGQRPQLEVSNLGTEPAELRILWSLAPEQPEVAILPAAFATLASIVLLYSLFRLGARRTAAVAAATTKEAIGQPVFPIALIVGCFLLLLFIVLPYNTFGEDVKMFKDSGLTLVKVLALLVVVWTASVAVADEVEGRTALTVLSKPLRRWQFLVGKFAGLTLVSLLVFLVLGGVLLAATNFKVVYDARESSQTEPLWQACAAEMTTLVPGLALAFLETIVLASISLAVSTRLGMVPNLVVCFTVYTLGHLVPLIVQSSVGRNEIVRFVGRLLATILPVLEHFTVEAAVMRSVAVPWAYLGWAAVYAGLYATVALLVAYVLFQDRDLA
- the lpxC gene encoding UDP-3-O-acyl-N-acetylglucosamine deacetylase → MRLRSQRTLCRPAAVSGPGYWSGRDCVVELLPAPANAGLVFVRGDVGVGVRIPAAVEHRVEAMNRTTLAVAGVQVQLVEHCLSALAGLGVDACVVRVSAEELPGLDGSARAFVEAIDAAGLEDLAAPVDPLVVAGTVRVEEGEAWIEASAPRSAGLTVEYELDYGPGPIGRQSLAVRVDPEVYRQGLAAARTFISAAEATRLRASGLGLAVTPQDLVVFGADGPIGNTLRWSDECVRHKVLDLVGDLALVGRPLHAHVRCSRSGHRLNAALAARLVALHGRRASA
- a CDS encoding NADH-dependent dehydrogenase, which translates into the protein MSDSAAQVGSERRRVAVVGCGHLGAIHARLVAAREDATLVAVVDPCAAPRQRQAEAHGCRGLADPREIVGLADACIVAAPTGLHAAIAVPLLEAGIDLLVEKPIAATPEDARAIAIAARRHGRTVAVGHVERFNPAWRAAAERFGRPIAVEAARLAPFTFRSLDVGVVHDLMIHDIDLVLSLDPGRLERVEAQGIVAAGGHEDAVRARLVFSSGLVADLTASRISPVLRRSFTAWSADGIVTVDFNARSVEAVTPSAIVRDGSFVAAQVPPADRSGLKERFFADVLPLESLSVAEANAIAAEHDDFLEAIRVGRPPLVPAAAGAAAVEIAARVLDALECTRLGGDTSRRGTIPLYPRRKTG